A region from the Pseudomonas sp. P8_229 genome encodes:
- a CDS encoding pseudaminic acid biosynthesis-associated methylase, with the protein MRDLSEQEKFWQGEFGNQYVDRNVGQPLVAANLALFAKALSRAGRIGSVVELGTNAGNNLQALRQLLPQSELFGVEINESACAQARALGIAQIWHGSLFDFPRERSYDLTLSKGVLIHLAPELLPTAYAQLYELSQRYILIAEYYNPAPVEVSYRGNSGKLFKRDFAGEMLDRYADLHLLDYGFGYHRDPQFPVDDITWFLLEKRR; encoded by the coding sequence ATGCGTGATCTGAGTGAGCAGGAAAAATTCTGGCAGGGCGAGTTCGGCAACCAGTACGTGGATCGCAATGTCGGTCAGCCGCTGGTCGCGGCCAACCTGGCGTTGTTCGCCAAGGCCCTGAGCCGCGCCGGGCGCATCGGCAGTGTGGTTGAGCTGGGCACCAATGCCGGCAACAACCTGCAGGCGCTGCGTCAACTGCTGCCGCAAAGTGAATTGTTCGGCGTCGAGATCAATGAAAGCGCCTGTGCTCAGGCGCGGGCACTGGGCATCGCGCAGATCTGGCACGGTTCGCTGTTCGACTTTCCGCGCGAGCGCAGTTACGACCTGACCCTGAGTAAAGGCGTGCTGATCCATCTGGCGCCGGAGCTGCTGCCGACCGCCTATGCGCAGTTGTATGAGTTGAGCCAGCGCTACATCCTGATCGCCGAATACTACAATCCGGCGCCGGTGGAAGTGTCCTATCGCGGCAACAGCGGCAAGCTGTTCAAGCGCGATTTCGCCGGGGAAATGCTCGATCGTTACGCCGATCTGCACTTGCTCGATTACGGCTTTGGTTATCACCGTGATCCGCAATTTCCGGTGGACGACATCACCTGGTTCCTGCTGGAAAAGCGTCGTTGA
- a CDS encoding ketoacyl-ACP synthase III, with amino-acid sequence MIGIKSIASYVPVAGVDNYAQGAKFEKDEEFILGKIGSAFLPRKDAEQETSDLCVEAANALFASNPELKRESIDALIVVTQNGDEEGLPHTAAIVQDKLGLPTNVAAFDISLGCSGYVYGIYAIKGFMEAAGLKNGLLITADPYSKIVDPEDRNTTMLFGDAATATWMGEDPSWALGKAKFGTDGSGAPHLKVTDGVFFMNGRQVFNFALLKVPAHLHELLDDSGLKADDIDAFCIHQGSAAIVDAVARRFEGEPEKFIKDMVETGNTVSSSIPLLLEKHVLDSDWQRIALSGFGVGLSWGSAIIYRP; translated from the coding sequence ATGATTGGCATAAAAAGCATTGCGAGCTACGTTCCTGTAGCCGGCGTGGACAATTACGCACAAGGTGCAAAATTCGAGAAGGATGAAGAATTCATCCTCGGTAAAATCGGTTCGGCCTTCCTGCCGCGCAAAGACGCTGAACAGGAAACCTCCGATCTGTGCGTGGAAGCGGCCAATGCGCTGTTTGCCAGCAACCCTGAACTGAAACGTGAATCGATCGACGCGCTGATCGTCGTCACCCAGAACGGTGACGAAGAAGGTCTGCCGCACACCGCTGCGATCGTCCAGGACAAGCTCGGTCTGCCGACTAATGTCGCGGCGTTCGATATTTCCCTGGGCTGCTCCGGCTACGTCTACGGCATCTACGCGATCAAGGGTTTCATGGAAGCCGCCGGCCTGAAGAATGGCCTGCTGATCACCGCTGACCCGTATTCGAAAATCGTCGACCCGGAAGACCGCAACACCACCATGCTCTTCGGCGACGCCGCCACCGCCACCTGGATGGGCGAAGATCCTTCCTGGGCGCTGGGCAAGGCCAAGTTCGGCACCGACGGTTCCGGCGCGCCGCACCTGAAAGTCACCGATGGCGTGTTCTTCATGAACGGACGTCAGGTGTTCAACTTCGCGCTGCTCAAAGTTCCGGCGCACCTGCACGAGTTGCTCGACGACTCCGGCCTCAAGGCTGACGACATCGACGCCTTCTGCATTCACCAGGGCAGTGCGGCGATCGTCGATGCCGTGGCACGTCGTTTCGAAGGCGAGCCCGAGAAGTTCATCAAGGACATGGTCGAGACCGGCAACACGGTGTCTTCGAGCATTCCGTTGCTGCTGGAAAAACACGTCCTCGATTCCGACTGGCAGCGCATTGCCCTGAGCGGTTTTGGTGTCGGTCTGTCGTGGGGCTCGGCGATCATCTATCGTCCTTGA
- the pseI gene encoding pseudaminic acid synthase: MSSFKIGERLIGADAPPFIIAEMSGNHNQSLEVALQIVEAAAKAGAHALKLQTYTAQTMTLDLAEGEFFIKDPNSLWAGTSLHDLYEKAHTPWEWHAPIFARAKALGMLAFSTPFDDTAVDFLESLDVPAYKIASFENTDLPLIRRVAATGKPLIISTGMASIAELDESVRAARESGCKDLVLLKCTSTYPATPLNSNVRTIPHLRELFGCEVGLSDHSMGVGVSVAAVALGATVVEKHFTLDRSAGGVDASFSLEPAELASLVVETERAWQAMGQVHYGVTEAERKSLVYRRSLYVTADMAAGEPFTVANLRAIRPGLGLPPKHTDTVLGRRARQAIKRGTPLDWSLVE, encoded by the coding sequence ATGAGTAGTTTCAAGATTGGCGAACGTCTGATTGGCGCCGATGCGCCGCCGTTCATCATTGCCGAAATGAGCGGCAACCATAACCAGTCGCTGGAGGTGGCCCTGCAGATCGTCGAAGCCGCCGCCAAGGCGGGCGCCCATGCGTTGAAATTGCAGACCTACACCGCCCAGACCATGACCCTGGATCTGGCCGAGGGCGAGTTTTTCATCAAGGACCCGAACAGCCTGTGGGCCGGCACTTCGCTGCACGACTTGTACGAGAAGGCCCACACGCCGTGGGAATGGCATGCGCCGATTTTCGCCCGGGCCAAAGCGCTGGGCATGCTCGCGTTCTCGACGCCGTTCGATGACACGGCGGTGGATTTTCTCGAGAGCCTCGACGTCCCGGCGTACAAGATCGCCAGTTTCGAAAACACCGATCTGCCGTTGATCCGTCGCGTAGCCGCGACCGGCAAACCGCTGATCATCTCCACCGGCATGGCCAGCATCGCCGAACTCGACGAAAGCGTACGCGCCGCGCGCGAGTCGGGGTGCAAGGATCTGGTGCTGCTCAAATGCACCAGCACTTATCCGGCAACGCCGCTCAACAGCAACGTGCGCACGATCCCGCACCTGCGTGAGTTGTTCGGTTGCGAGGTCGGACTGTCCGATCACTCCATGGGGGTTGGCGTGTCTGTGGCCGCTGTGGCCCTCGGGGCGACGGTGGTGGAAAAGCACTTCACCCTCGACCGTTCGGCGGGTGGCGTGGATGCCAGTTTCTCGCTGGAGCCTGCGGAGCTGGCCAGTCTGGTGGTCGAAACCGAGCGCGCCTGGCAGGCCATGGGGCAGGTGCATTACGGCGTAACGGAGGCCGAGCGCAAGTCGCTGGTCTATCGCCGCTCGCTGTACGTCACCGCCGACATGGCCGCCGGTGAGCCTTTCACCGTCGCCAATCTGCGCGCCATTCGTCCCGGTCTCGGTTTGCCGCCCAAGCACACTGACACCGTCCTCGGTCGCCGCGCCCGTCAGGCGATCAAACGCGGCACGCCGCTGGACTGGTCGTTGGTCGAATAA
- the pseF gene encoding pseudaminic acid cytidylyltransferase, whose amino-acid sequence MNSVAIIPARGGSKRIPRKNLLPFDGVPMIVRSIRTALDSGLFEQVVVSTDDAEIAELALAHGAQVPFLRPAELADDFTGTAAVIEHALQQLPAFDYACCVYATAPLLQARYLRLGFELLARHPDKAFAFSVCNFGFPVQRALTLDGQGALTALYPEFRNTRSQDLPEAFQDAGQFYWGRSEAWLRGEVLYSPASLPVILPRHLVQDIDTLEDWKRAEYLYAALKAGGEL is encoded by the coding sequence TTGAACAGCGTCGCAATCATCCCGGCCCGTGGCGGCAGCAAGCGCATCCCGCGCAAGAATCTGTTGCCGTTCGACGGCGTGCCGATGATTGTTCGCTCGATCCGTACGGCGCTCGACAGTGGCCTGTTCGAACAGGTCGTGGTCAGTACCGATGATGCCGAAATTGCCGAGCTGGCGCTGGCCCACGGTGCGCAAGTGCCGTTCCTGCGCCCGGCTGAACTGGCGGATGATTTCACCGGCACCGCAGCGGTGATTGAGCATGCCTTGCAGCAGCTCCCGGCCTTCGATTACGCCTGCTGCGTGTACGCCACGGCGCCGTTGTTGCAGGCCCGTTACCTGCGCCTGGGGTTCGAGTTGCTGGCGCGGCACCCGGACAAAGCCTTTGCGTTCTCCGTGTGCAACTTTGGTTTCCCGGTGCAGCGGGCGTTGACGCTGGACGGGCAGGGCGCGCTCACGGCGCTGTACCCCGAATTTCGCAACACTCGTTCGCAGGATCTGCCCGAAGCCTTTCAGGACGCTGGCCAGTTTTACTGGGGTCGTAGCGAGGCGTGGCTGCGCGGTGAGGTGCTGTATTCGCCCGCGAGCCTGCCGGTGATTCTGCCACGGCATCTGGTACAGGACATTGATACGCTTGAAGACTGGAAGCGCGCCGAATACCTTTACGCCGCACTGAAGGCTGGCGGAGAACTGTAA
- the pseG gene encoding UDP-2,4-diacetamido-2,4,6-trideoxy-beta-L-altropyranose hydrolase — protein MRVLIRADASPTIGSGHIARCLTLARVLREQGSHVAFACRRLPGHRLDALRADGFETFALPERYPTEDPQQAIESMLPWQADIDALASLLEGHAAFDWIIADHYGLDHHWQTAARRWAPRIAAVDDLATRHYSVDLLLNQNLSGLSANYVPLLPADCRTLLGPRYAMLREEFVCPAIEIKPKARRVLVNFGGFDAAMQTHHAMLALQDFTDLEVDFVAGADNPAWAQMQAMAETRPNWRLHSFVSDFQQCMAGADLFIGAGGGTSWERAALGLPTLCIAVSNNQQANGEVMAAAGAHVFMGAREQVSVEQLRDAIGFVVDNFYLRQSLAERSRQLVDGRGALRVAAALAGAVLKLRLATLDDAQSLFDGRNAEAVRRWSLDTAAIEWPQHLNWLNASLRNPQRLLLIAEADDGAVGVLRYDLRGFEAEVSLYLLHGRFGLGWGRALLARGEAFVREHWPQMTAITAQVLPGNRPSLNVFRDAGFTQSACAFTQVLKDHRDE, from the coding sequence ATGAGAGTGTTGATCCGCGCTGACGCCTCGCCGACCATCGGCAGCGGCCACATTGCCCGCTGCCTGACGCTGGCGCGGGTGCTGCGCGAGCAGGGCAGTCATGTCGCGTTTGCCTGCCGGCGGTTGCCAGGGCATCGGCTCGATGCGTTGCGTGCCGACGGTTTCGAGACCTTCGCCTTGCCCGAACGTTACCCCACTGAAGACCCGCAGCAGGCCATCGAATCGATGCTGCCGTGGCAGGCCGATATCGACGCTCTGGCATCGTTGCTGGAGGGGCATGCCGCATTCGACTGGATCATCGCCGACCATTACGGCCTCGACCATCACTGGCAGACTGCTGCCCGGCGTTGGGCGCCTCGGATCGCGGCGGTGGACGATCTCGCCACCCGGCATTACAGCGTTGATTTGCTGCTCAATCAGAATCTGTCCGGTCTCAGCGCAAACTACGTGCCGCTGTTGCCTGCCGACTGTCGCACCTTGCTCGGGCCGCGCTACGCCATGTTGCGCGAAGAGTTCGTGTGCCCGGCCATCGAGATCAAACCGAAGGCCCGCCGCGTGCTGGTGAATTTCGGTGGTTTCGACGCGGCGATGCAGACCCATCATGCGATGCTCGCACTGCAGGATTTCACTGATCTGGAGGTGGATTTCGTCGCCGGTGCAGACAACCCGGCGTGGGCGCAAATGCAAGCCATGGCCGAGACGCGGCCGAACTGGCGCCTGCACAGTTTCGTCAGCGATTTCCAGCAATGCATGGCCGGCGCCGATCTGTTCATCGGCGCGGGTGGCGGCACCAGTTGGGAGCGCGCAGCCCTGGGCCTGCCGACCCTCTGCATCGCGGTATCGAACAATCAGCAGGCCAACGGCGAAGTGATGGCGGCGGCGGGGGCGCACGTGTTCATGGGTGCCCGCGAGCAGGTCAGCGTCGAACAACTGCGCGACGCCATCGGTTTTGTCGTCGACAATTTCTATCTGCGCCAGAGTCTGGCCGAGCGTTCACGGCAACTGGTCGATGGGCGCGGTGCGTTGCGCGTGGCGGCGGCACTGGCCGGTGCAGTGCTCAAGCTGCGCCTGGCGACCCTCGATGACGCGCAATCGCTGTTCGACGGGCGCAATGCCGAGGCTGTACGGCGCTGGTCACTGGACACGGCTGCAATCGAGTGGCCGCAGCATCTGAACTGGCTGAATGCGAGCCTGCGCAACCCGCAGCGTCTGCTGTTGATTGCCGAGGCCGATGACGGCGCGGTCGGCGTCTTGCGTTATGACTTGCGTGGATTCGAGGCTGAAGTGTCGCTGTATCTGCTGCACGGGCGTTTCGGTCTGGGTTGGGGCAGGGCGCTGCTGGCGCGAGGCGAGGCGTTCGTCCGCGAGCACTGGCCGCAGATGACCGCCATCACCGCTCAGGTTCTGCCGGGCAATCGTCCCTCTTTGAATGTATTTCGTGACGCCGGATTCACCCAGAGTGCCTGCGCGTTCACCCAGGTTTTGAAGGATCACCGCGATGAGTAG